From the genome of Pseudarthrobacter sp. NIBRBAC000502772:
CTCATAACCAGCAGGTTTGAATCCAAGCAAATTATTTATCGCCAGCATATGCCGGTTTTCCACGGCGTTCCATGTCAGCACCGATCGTGCCGCGGGCCACCGATGCTGGGCCGCCCGGAGGTTCGCCGTCTTGATCAGCAATCCCAGCCTCTTGCCGCGGTGCTCGGACGAGACCAGCGTGTCCTGCTGGGCAATGCTCGCAGGAATTCCCGGCCGCCAGTTCAGGACCGTGTAGGCCACAAGCTTGCCGGTAGGCCTGTGCAGCGCCGCTGCGACCTGGCTCTGCACGCCGCCGCGGCTGCTCGACTGTTCCTCCTGCCGGACCCTGGCTGGGTCCCAGTCCTCGGCTTCCCAGTCCAGGCCGGCAATAGGGACATCTGTGCTCATCCGGTTCTTGAGGACTGCGTATTCAGCCACGAGTTCGTCAGGACACGTATCAGACCAGCCCACCAGGGTGTAGCCGGTTGCCCGTGAAGAGGCCTCCATCTCTAGGGCGTCGAGTTGACTCGCCGGTACCGGCAGGGCGAGCCGGCTGGCCCTCTCCACCTGCTCAAGTTCGTAGCCCGCAGAGGCTGCAAAGGCCACGGCAGGGTCATCTGCGGGGAGCCCGCCCGCGCCGGATTTGGCGGGGATCAA
Proteins encoded in this window:
- a CDS encoding GNAT family N-acetyltransferase → MTGQQLMITPVAIPSALDAGTDHSAGGTGGVMDFFECHALREKHELEKWGDLDRCPTAMESLEYWRGNEYEERRLFIAQLGQETVGTCSVTLPLRENTSTAGIMVDVAAAFRRQGWGRRLLEHAEAVAADSGRTSLDAYCELPAGPVENAARLIPAKSGAGGLPADDPAVAFAASAGYELEQVERASRLALPVPASQLDALEMEASSRATGYTLVGWSDTCPDELVAEYAVLKNRMSTDVPIAGLDWEAEDWDPARVRQEEQSSSRGGVQSQVAAALHRPTGKLVAYTVLNWRPGIPASIAQQDTLVSSEHRGKRLGLLIKTANLRAAQHRWPAARSVLTWNAVENRHMLAINNLLGFKPAGYEGEWQKRLG